A genomic stretch from Terriglobus sp. RCC_193 includes:
- a CDS encoding acetate/propionate family kinase: MNASHNAILTLNSGSSSLKFGVFSNSGSDEELLLSGSAQGIGRSDGTLHIQSADGTTLLQREAIHESQPEALQAIAASLQDYLHEDTIAVGHRIVHGGPHLREHQRITPQLLQTLDAAIHLAPLHIPSALQLVRQSQEIFSSAIHIACFDTAFHRTMPPVAAHLPLPSHYFEEGVMRYGFHGLSYESIVHHLGSGLPERTVMAHLGNGSSVTAVFRGQSIDTSMGLTPTGGVVMGTRTGDLDPGVLLYLMRKEALDADALESLVNRRSGLAGYSNGESDMRALLQRRAAGDTGAALAIDAFCTSVRKTIGAYAALMRGIDLLIFTGGIGEHSDDVRNTICDGLSFLGLTPDRIAIVPAQEELQMARHCRTILQ, encoded by the coding sequence ATGAATGCATCGCACAACGCTATCCTCACGCTGAATAGCGGCTCTTCATCGCTGAAGTTTGGAGTTTTCTCCAATTCAGGAAGCGATGAGGAACTGCTGTTGTCCGGTAGTGCTCAGGGAATTGGTCGCAGCGATGGCACTCTGCACATTCAGTCTGCCGATGGAACAACATTGCTGCAGCGTGAGGCTATTCACGAATCACAACCGGAAGCGTTACAGGCGATAGCAGCTTCTTTGCAGGACTATCTGCACGAAGACACCATTGCCGTTGGCCATCGTATTGTTCACGGTGGGCCGCACCTGCGAGAGCATCAACGCATCACACCGCAGCTTTTGCAGACACTGGACGCAGCCATTCATTTGGCGCCGCTGCACATCCCATCCGCGTTGCAGCTTGTACGACAGTCGCAGGAGATATTTTCCAGCGCAATTCATATCGCGTGTTTTGACACGGCGTTCCACCGCACGATGCCGCCGGTGGCAGCACATTTGCCCTTGCCCTCGCATTACTTTGAAGAGGGTGTAATGCGTTATGGCTTTCATGGCCTTTCGTACGAATCCATCGTGCATCATCTTGGCAGCGGTCTGCCGGAACGCACGGTGATGGCGCATCTTGGAAATGGCAGCAGCGTGACTGCGGTCTTTCGCGGCCAGTCGATTGATACCAGCATGGGCCTCACGCCAACCGGCGGTGTTGTGATGGGAACACGCACGGGCGATCTGGATCCGGGCGTTCTTCTTTACCTGATGCGCAAGGAAGCACTGGACGCTGACGCACTGGAGTCACTGGTGAACCGGCGTAGCGGACTCGCGGGATACAGCAATGGCGAAAGTGATATGCGTGCTCTACTACAGCGACGCGCTGCAGGGGATACTGGCGCTGCACTTGCCATCGACGCATTCTGTACAAGTGTTCGCAAAACCATTGGAGCCTATGCCGCGCTGATGAGAGGCATTGACCTGTTGATCTTTACTGGAGGCATCGGCGAACACAGCGACGATGTGCGCAATACCATTTGTGATGGCCTGTCCTTTCTGGGACTAACGCCGGATCGCATTGCCATTGTGCCCGCCCAGGAAGAGCTACAGATGGCGCGTCATTGCCGCACGATTCTTCAATAG
- a CDS encoding phosphoketolase, with translation MSGTTPSSTPLEQDELKKIHAYWLACNYLSAGMIYLRDNPLLREPLKPAHIKNRLLGHWGSAPGQSFVWVHLNRLIRKYDLDVMFVSGPGHGAPSTLANSYLEGHYSEIYPDRTLDDAGMKLFFQKFSFPGGIGSHCTPETPGSIHEGGELGYSLSHAYGAAFDNPELIVTCVVGDGEAETGPLATSWHSNKFLNPIRDGAVLPILHLNGYKIANPTILARIPHEELEWLFLGLGYKPYFVEGSDPETMHQEMAATLEKSVLEIRAIQDAARAAGTFERPRWPMIVLRSPKGWTGPKEVNGHKVEDFWRAHQVPILDPVTNPKSLTQVEDWLRSYKPEALFDETGRLRADLRATTPEGDRRISANRHANGGLIRQPLNLPNFCNYAVEVKKPAAEYISPTATLAKFLRDVMKQNMKTFRVFGPDETASNKLDGIYAASEKTWVAEYKPEDADGTEIALDGRVMEMLSEHTLEGWFEGYVLTGRHGFFSTYEAFVHVIDSMFNQHAKWLEKSKKELSWRAPIPSINLLITSLVWRQDHNGFTHQDPGFLDIVTNKSADVVRIYLPPDANCLLSVANHCLKSVDYFNVIVADKQPHLTYLTMDDAVKHCTKGIGIWDWASTDNGQEPDVVLACAGDVPTMEALAAAAILKEKLPDLKLRFVNVVDLFRLTPHTEHPHGLTDRDFDSLFTHSKPVIFAFHSYASLIHKLAYRRTNHENIHVRGYKEKGNINTPLELAIINQIDRFNLAIDVIDRVPRFRDTAAHLKDWLKNEIIEHKNYAYAEGIDREEIRNWTWPG, from the coding sequence ATGTCCGGTACCACCCCCAGCAGCACTCCCCTTGAACAGGATGAACTTAAGAAGATCCATGCCTATTGGCTGGCCTGCAACTATCTTTCCGCAGGCATGATTTATCTGCGTGACAATCCCTTGCTGCGCGAACCGCTTAAGCCGGCACATATTAAGAATCGGCTGCTGGGCCACTGGGGCTCAGCCCCCGGACAGTCCTTCGTCTGGGTCCACCTGAACCGGTTGATTCGCAAGTATGACCTGGATGTGATGTTCGTCTCTGGACCTGGGCATGGCGCGCCCTCGACCCTGGCCAATAGCTATCTGGAAGGGCACTACTCCGAGATTTATCCCGATCGCACTCTGGACGATGCTGGAATGAAATTGTTCTTCCAGAAGTTCTCTTTCCCCGGGGGCATCGGTAGCCATTGCACGCCTGAGACGCCGGGGTCCATCCATGAAGGAGGAGAACTGGGATACAGCCTGTCGCACGCTTATGGCGCGGCGTTTGATAATCCTGAATTGATCGTTACGTGTGTTGTCGGTGATGGTGAAGCAGAAACGGGACCGTTAGCAACGTCATGGCATTCAAACAAATTTCTGAATCCGATTCGTGATGGCGCTGTGCTGCCGATTCTTCATCTCAACGGATACAAGATTGCAAATCCCACCATCCTTGCACGCATTCCGCATGAGGAGTTGGAGTGGCTGTTCCTGGGATTGGGATACAAGCCCTATTTTGTTGAAGGTTCCGATCCGGAGACGATGCATCAGGAGATGGCCGCCACGCTGGAGAAGAGCGTTCTGGAGATTCGTGCGATTCAAGATGCAGCTCGTGCCGCTGGAACATTTGAACGTCCTCGCTGGCCCATGATCGTGCTGCGTTCGCCAAAAGGATGGACGGGCCCGAAGGAAGTCAACGGCCACAAGGTGGAGGACTTCTGGCGTGCTCATCAGGTCCCTATTCTTGACCCTGTGACCAATCCGAAGAGCCTGACGCAAGTGGAAGACTGGCTCCGCAGTTACAAGCCAGAAGCGTTGTTTGATGAAACAGGACGCCTGCGTGCAGATCTGCGTGCCACCACACCTGAAGGTGATCGCCGCATCAGCGCAAATCGGCATGCGAATGGCGGCTTGATACGCCAGCCTTTGAATCTTCCCAACTTCTGCAACTATGCCGTGGAGGTGAAAAAGCCAGCGGCAGAGTACATCTCACCCACAGCCACATTGGCAAAGTTTCTGCGCGATGTGATGAAGCAGAACATGAAGACGTTTCGTGTCTTTGGCCCGGATGAAACGGCTTCGAACAAGCTCGATGGCATCTACGCCGCTTCTGAGAAAACATGGGTGGCGGAGTACAAACCGGAAGACGCTGATGGTACGGAGATTGCTCTCGATGGGCGTGTCATGGAGATGCTCAGCGAACATACGCTGGAAGGCTGGTTTGAGGGATATGTGCTGACCGGAAGACATGGCTTCTTCTCGACCTATGAAGCATTCGTCCACGTCATCGACTCCATGTTTAACCAGCACGCGAAGTGGTTGGAGAAGTCCAAGAAGGAATTAAGCTGGCGAGCACCTATCCCTTCGATCAATCTGCTGATTACATCGCTGGTATGGCGTCAGGATCACAATGGTTTCACACACCAGGACCCGGGGTTTCTGGACATTGTGACTAACAAGAGCGCGGATGTAGTCCGCATCTACCTGCCACCGGACGCGAACTGCCTCTTGAGCGTGGCGAATCATTGCCTGAAGTCAGTGGACTATTTCAACGTTATCGTCGCAGATAAACAGCCGCATCTCACGTACCTCACCATGGATGATGCGGTGAAGCATTGCACCAAAGGCATTGGTATCTGGGATTGGGCCAGCACTGACAATGGACAGGAGCCCGACGTGGTGCTGGCATGTGCCGGAGATGTGCCCACTATGGAGGCACTTGCTGCCGCGGCAATCCTGAAAGAAAAACTGCCAGACCTGAAGTTGCGCTTTGTAAATGTGGTCGATCTGTTTCGGCTTACGCCTCATACGGAACATCCACATGGCTTGACGGACCGTGACTTCGACTCACTGTTTACGCACAGCAAGCCAGTGATCTTCGCGTTTCACAGCTACGCGTCGCTGATTCATAAACTTGCATATCGTCGAACGAATCACGAGAACATCCATGTCCGCGGCTACAAGGAAAAGGGAAATATCAATACACCGCTGGAACTGGCCATCATCAATCAGATCGATCGTTTCAACCTTGCGATTGACGTGATTGATCGAGTGCCGCGTTTCCGCGATACCGCGGCGCACCTGAAAGACTGGCTCAAGAACGAGATTATTGAACACAAGAACTATGCCTACGCGGAAGGCATCGACCGCGAAGAGATTCGTAATTGGACATGGCCGGGTTAA
- a CDS encoding glycoside hydrolase N-terminal domain-containing protein, translated as MRRILVLSCLLMGGLCLPAQTHSVTPGESVLWYRQPAPIWDHALPIGNGRLGAMVFGGANTGANNGDLQDAKENAALMDGSQTSAADEHLQLNETSVWQGSRTDRLNPKGRESFLEARRLLLESKGTDGAKIAAAEKLAQEGMLGIPIKMPGYSTLGDLYLRAMNPQTVTDYRRELDLQTGVARVTYTMGGVHYVREVFASIPQQLIVMRISADKKGAIGFRASMDRPADFDVRTQGNDTLVLREGTKHDGQIHFAGEAKFITVGGSAKADGKQIVVSGANAVTVLIAAATDFKGGPFAGGDPEEQCQQAFRKANGLTFLGMFGAQQAVYQPVYRRMSLQLGSGDPTTSSLPTDERVKRVSAGADDLGLQQLYFQFGRYLLISSSRPDGLPANLQGLWAAGVNNPWGSKYTINVNTEMNYWLAEPAGLSDTTLPLINLIDMVRTPSSGTGMQVAQKYYGARGFVIHHNTDLWGDAEPIDGYQYGIWPMGGAWLALHAWEHYAFTLDNTFLKQRAWPILHDASQFYLDYLTDDGSGHLVTGPSLSPENKYKLPDGKSHSLTMGPTMDMEIVRELFTRTLDSGRLLHEDPAFLKQVEDARAKLLPFQVGKLGQLQEWPLDYTEDAPGHRHISHLWALFPGTQISLAHTPELAKAARITLERRLANGGGQTGWSRAWVVNYWDHLHEGEKAYESLQVLFRQSTFPNLMDTHPPGVFQIDGNLGAANGMLEAILQSRWGEDGVELELLPALPRQWSSGAVTGLRVRGGASVNMRWSNGRITAMSIHADGDTNLHLLLPTGTAVADVISQGRKIAVTAGVLPVKKNQTYEIKIQ; from the coding sequence ATGCGCCGCATCCTTGTGCTTTCATGCCTGCTGATGGGGGGCTTGTGCCTCCCCGCACAGACACACTCTGTTACACCGGGAGAGAGCGTGTTGTGGTATCGCCAGCCCGCTCCCATCTGGGACCATGCGTTGCCCATTGGCAACGGCAGGCTTGGCGCGATGGTGTTCGGTGGTGCAAATACCGGCGCGAACAATGGCGATCTGCAGGATGCGAAGGAAAATGCTGCACTGATGGATGGCAGCCAGACCTCGGCCGCCGATGAGCATCTGCAATTGAACGAAACCAGTGTGTGGCAGGGAAGCCGTACTGATCGGCTGAATCCCAAGGGGCGCGAATCGTTTCTTGAAGCGCGCCGACTGCTGCTTGAGTCCAAAGGCACGGACGGCGCAAAGATTGCAGCCGCGGAAAAACTTGCGCAGGAAGGCATGCTTGGTATTCCGATCAAGATGCCGGGGTACAGCACGCTGGGCGATCTTTATCTGCGCGCAATGAATCCGCAGACTGTCACAGACTATCGCCGTGAGCTCGATCTTCAGACAGGCGTGGCACGCGTAACGTACACCATGGGCGGCGTGCATTATGTGCGCGAGGTCTTCGCGTCCATTCCGCAACAACTGATCGTCATGCGGATTTCTGCTGACAAAAAAGGAGCGATCGGCTTCCGCGCCAGCATGGATCGGCCTGCGGACTTCGACGTCCGTACGCAGGGCAATGACACGCTGGTTCTGCGTGAAGGCACAAAACACGACGGCCAGATCCACTTTGCCGGTGAAGCGAAGTTCATAACCGTTGGTGGCTCGGCCAAAGCTGACGGCAAGCAGATTGTCGTATCAGGTGCGAACGCAGTAACCGTGCTCATCGCCGCAGCAACGGACTTCAAAGGTGGCCCGTTTGCAGGCGGAGATCCGGAAGAGCAATGCCAGCAGGCATTCCGCAAAGCAAACGGACTGACCTTCCTTGGCATGTTCGGAGCGCAGCAGGCGGTGTATCAACCGGTCTACCGGCGCATGTCGCTACAGTTGGGTTCGGGTGATCCGACAACCTCATCACTTCCAACGGACGAACGCGTAAAGCGTGTCAGTGCGGGTGCAGACGATCTTGGACTACAGCAGCTTTACTTTCAGTTTGGCCGCTATCTGTTGATCAGTTCGTCGCGCCCGGATGGCCTTCCTGCAAACCTGCAGGGGCTTTGGGCCGCGGGTGTCAACAATCCGTGGGGTTCGAAGTACACCATCAACGTGAATACCGAGATGAATTACTGGCTGGCCGAGCCCGCAGGTCTGTCGGATACGACCTTGCCGTTGATCAACCTCATCGACATGGTGCGCACGCCCTCCAGCGGCACTGGTATGCAGGTGGCGCAGAAGTATTACGGCGCGCGCGGGTTTGTGATTCATCACAACACCGATCTATGGGGCGATGCAGAGCCGATCGACGGATACCAGTACGGTATCTGGCCTATGGGCGGTGCGTGGCTGGCACTGCATGCGTGGGAACACTATGCCTTCACGCTGGACAATACGTTTCTTAAGCAGCGTGCATGGCCCATCCTGCATGATGCTTCGCAGTTCTATCTGGATTATCTGACCGATGATGGTTCCGGGCATCTAGTAACAGGACCGTCGCTTTCACCGGAGAACAAATACAAGCTGCCGGATGGGAAATCGCATTCACTGACCATGGGGCCAACCATGGACATGGAGATTGTCCGCGAACTGTTCACACGTACGTTGGATAGCGGCCGTCTGCTGCACGAAGATCCTGCATTTCTAAAACAGGTGGAGGACGCCAGAGCGAAGCTGTTGCCGTTCCAGGTGGGCAAGCTGGGGCAGTTACAGGAGTGGCCCCTCGATTACACCGAAGATGCTCCGGGGCACAGACACATCTCGCACCTGTGGGCTCTGTTTCCGGGAACGCAGATTTCTCTGGCACACACACCGGAGCTTGCAAAAGCAGCACGCATCACACTGGAGCGCCGACTTGCAAATGGTGGCGGCCAGACCGGATGGTCGCGCGCATGGGTAGTCAACTACTGGGACCATCTGCATGAAGGCGAGAAGGCGTATGAAAGCCTGCAGGTATTGTTCCGGCAATCGACCTTTCCGAATCTGATGGACACGCATCCTCCAGGAGTCTTCCAGATTGACGGCAATCTCGGTGCAGCCAACGGGATGCTCGAAGCGATTCTGCAATCACGATGGGGCGAAGATGGAGTAGAACTGGAGTTGCTTCCAGCATTGCCAAGGCAGTGGAGTTCTGGTGCGGTCACGGGTTTACGTGTACGCGGTGGTGCCAGCGTGAACATGCGTTGGAGCAACGGCAGAATTACTGCCATGAGCATCCATGCAGATGGTGATACGAATTTGCACCTGTTATTACCTACAGGTACCGCTGTTGCAGACGTCATAAGTCAGGGTAGGAAAATTGCTGTGACGGCGGGTGTGCTTCCGGTAAAGAAAAATCAAACATACGAAATAAAAATTCAATAA
- a CDS encoding LacI family DNA-binding transcriptional regulator, with product MSVTRKPDARKKSRSGRIKIQDVARLAQVSLSTVSGVLNEKDNIRPETRQRVLDVIAQLGYTPNMFASNLARRRTKLIGIIVSDLLNPFFAEIARALDMQARKHGYETFLTSTNFNLEQQGEAVRQMMSLRVAGIAMMTSENDPEAFFQLKASGTPAVYLDNNHSAPTIGTVRVDKRHGMYVAVKHLLELGHRRILLIKNSQRDSTAPPMFSHMERQIGFEEALHQYNAADMDVHIIDEPGEPAAAGLSAVERALKHYQFTAVVAINDLVALGAFRALQAAGLTIPNDVSVVGFDDTYLCRFLHPPLTTVATPRNELAHSVLDMLFRYIDGEEHVNEPTLSANIVLRESTAPPAKE from the coding sequence TTGTCCGTTACCCGAAAACCGGATGCACGCAAGAAGAGCCGCTCCGGCCGAATCAAAATTCAGGACGTTGCACGGCTGGCGCAGGTATCGCTCAGCACCGTTTCCGGCGTGTTGAACGAAAAGGACAATATCCGTCCAGAGACGCGGCAGCGCGTACTGGACGTGATTGCACAGCTTGGCTACACGCCGAATATGTTCGCCAGCAATCTGGCGCGCCGCCGTACGAAGCTGATCGGCATTATCGTGTCCGATTTGCTGAACCCGTTCTTTGCGGAGATTGCCCGCGCTTTGGATATGCAGGCGCGCAAGCATGGCTACGAGACGTTTCTGACTTCTACGAACTTCAACCTGGAGCAGCAGGGTGAAGCGGTCCGTCAGATGATGTCGCTCCGCGTGGCTGGCATTGCGATGATGACCTCCGAGAATGATCCAGAAGCATTCTTCCAACTCAAAGCAAGCGGTACGCCTGCGGTCTACCTGGACAACAATCATTCTGCGCCAACCATCGGCACGGTGCGCGTAGACAAGCGCCACGGCATGTATGTGGCGGTGAAGCATCTGTTGGAGCTTGGCCACCGGCGCATTCTGTTGATCAAGAATTCGCAGCGCGATTCCACGGCACCGCCCATGTTTTCGCACATGGAGCGCCAGATCGGTTTTGAAGAAGCTCTGCATCAGTACAACGCCGCAGATATGGACGTGCATATCATCGACGAGCCGGGCGAGCCAGCCGCAGCGGGGCTCAGTGCCGTGGAGCGCGCGTTGAAGCATTACCAATTTACGGCGGTAGTTGCCATCAACGATCTGGTGGCTCTGGGTGCATTCCGCGCGTTACAGGCAGCAGGCTTGACGATCCCCAATGATGTTTCTGTGGTGGGATTCGATGACACCTACCTATGTCGCTTCCTGCATCCTCCGTTGACGACGGTGGCAACGCCTCGCAACGAGCTGGCCCACAGCGTTCTGGATATGTTGTTCCGCTACATTGACGGCGAAGAGCATGTGAACGAACCGACGCTATCGGCAAACATTGTCTTGCGTGAGTCGACGGCCCCGCCCGCGAAAGAATAG